A single region of the Acetivibrio cellulolyticus CD2 genome encodes:
- a CDS encoding ABC transporter permease — protein sequence MDNGILKFIAGKSIRILSLLAALCVVSFALVSHSPIDPVQAYIGADMMKVSPEQREKIAEHWGLNKPPVERFMQWGKSVIHGDFGTSMIYRSPVLKVIKDRFIASLALMGIAWVLSGVLGFLMGILAAMNRGKLIDRCIKWYSLTLASTPTFWLGLLLLIVFSVWLGWFPIGMGVPAGVLSKDVTLANRISHIILPALTLSIVGVANIALHTRQKLMDVLDSDYVLFARAKGEHGVKLLMRHGLRNIAIPAITLQFASLSELFGGSVLAEQVFSYPGLGQATVQAGLRGDVPLLLGIVLFSAVFVFTGNLLADIIYRVVDPRIKGVKAA from the coding sequence ATGGATAATGGTATATTAAAATTTATTGCCGGAAAGAGCATTAGGATTTTATCCTTGCTTGCTGCCTTGTGTGTCGTGTCTTTTGCATTGGTAAGCCATTCGCCGATTGATCCTGTACAGGCTTATATAGGTGCAGATATGATGAAGGTAAGTCCTGAACAGAGGGAAAAAATTGCAGAACATTGGGGGCTTAATAAGCCCCCTGTTGAAAGGTTTATGCAGTGGGGTAAATCTGTGATTCATGGTGATTTTGGAACTTCAATGATTTATAGGAGTCCTGTCTTAAAGGTTATAAAAGACAGGTTTATAGCATCCCTTGCCCTTATGGGAATTGCTTGGGTTTTATCGGGAGTTCTTGGCTTTTTAATGGGAATTTTAGCTGCTATGAATAGGGGAAAACTCATAGATAGGTGCATTAAGTGGTACAGTCTGACCCTTGCCTCAACACCGACTTTTTGGCTGGGACTTTTACTTTTAATAGTTTTTTCGGTATGGCTTGGATGGTTTCCTATTGGTATGGGTGTTCCGGCCGGGGTTTTGTCTAAGGATGTAACGTTGGCAAACCGTATCAGCCATATTATTCTTCCTGCATTGACCTTAAGCATCGTAGGAGTTGCAAATATAGCACTTCATACAAGACAAAAGCTTATGGATGTATTGGACAGCGATTATGTACTTTTTGCACGTGCAAAGGGAGAGCATGGTGTAAAGCTTCTTATGAGGCATGGACTTCGCAATATTGCAATTCCTGCCATAACTCTTCAGTTCGCTTCCTTAAGCGAACTTTTTGGAGGTTCGGTTCTTGCAGAGCAGGTGTTTTCCTATCCGGGTCTTGGACAAGCTACAGTGCAGGCTGGTCTTAGAGGAGATGTGCCCTTGCTTTTAGGAATTGTTCTTTTTAGTGCAGTATTTGTATTCACCGGTAATTTATTAGCAGATATTATATACAGGGTGGTAGACCCAAGAATAAAGGGGGTAAAAGCAGCATGA
- a CDS encoding ABC transporter permease, giving the protein MSTLASDIGLKKHIELLPKLNRRQKTFMMIIFSSMVLVLIMALSLILGDERIATHLDSKNLAPSLSHPFGTDWLGRDMFTRTVKGLSLSIYIGIIASFISVVVALVLGLASATMGKAVDAIITWFVDLFMGMPHLVAILLIAFALGGGAKGVIIGVACTHWTSLTRVIRAEILQLKQAEYIQVSKHMGKSPVWTAIHHMLPHLIPQIFVGFLLLFPHAILHEASITFLGFGLSPHKPAIGVILSESMKYLSTGMWWLAFFPGLSLLIIVRAFDIIGENLRLLIDPHNAQE; this is encoded by the coding sequence ATGAGCACTCTAGCTTCAGATATCGGGCTAAAAAAGCACATAGAGCTATTACCAAAGTTAAACAGAAGGCAAAAAACTTTTATGATGATAATTTTCTCATCTATGGTTTTAGTGCTGATAATGGCTTTAAGCTTAATTTTGGGGGATGAAAGAATTGCTACTCATTTAGATTCCAAAAATCTTGCTCCATCCCTGTCACATCCATTTGGAACAGATTGGCTTGGGCGGGATATGTTTACCCGAACAGTGAAAGGTTTATCACTAAGCATCTATATAGGGATTATTGCATCTTTTATAAGTGTTGTAGTGGCCTTGGTACTTGGCCTTGCTTCTGCAACCATGGGTAAAGCAGTTGATGCAATAATAACCTGGTTTGTCGATTTGTTTATGGGAATGCCTCACCTTGTGGCAATTTTGCTCATTGCGTTTGCTTTGGGTGGAGGTGCTAAAGGAGTAATAATAGGTGTAGCTTGTACCCATTGGACTAGCCTCACACGTGTAATACGTGCAGAGATATTGCAGCTAAAACAGGCAGAGTATATACAGGTTTCAAAGCATATGGGTAAAAGCCCTGTATGGACTGCAATACATCATATGCTTCCACACTTGATACCTCAGATTTTTGTGGGGTTTTTGTTGCTCTTTCCTCATGCAATACTTCATGAAGCTTCAATAACTTTTTTGGGTTTCGGTTTATCTCCACACAAACCGGCAATTGGGGTAATCCTTTCAGAATCCATGAAGTATCTCTCAACCGGAATGTGGTGGTTGGCGTTTTTTCCCGGTCTTTCATTATTGATTATAGTAAGGGCCTTTGACATAATAGGTGAAAACCTGAGACTACTAATAGATCCTCATAATGCACAAGAATAG
- a CDS encoding ABC transporter ATP-binding protein produces MLTVKDLSISFTQYEKGMRQKNMRVISNLNITIKPGKILAIVGSSGSGKSLLAHAILGILPQNAKVTGSIKYKGEELTQKLQNKLRGNEITLIPQSVNYLDPLMKVGAQVRSSRDKDALEKQSSVFNRYSLHSKVGSLFPFQLSGGMARRVLVASAVVGGAKLIIADEPTPGLHPDVVKETLGHLRELADEGCGVMLITHDIGTAVNVADDIAVFYAGTTIEVAPVSNFTEKGELLRHPYTKALWNALPQNEFTAITGFQPSHSKIHGGCLFHPRCTTKSQECMEKQPEMRELRNGRVRCNHAT; encoded by the coding sequence TTGCTTACAGTTAAGGATCTTTCCATTTCCTTTACACAATATGAAAAAGGTATGAGACAAAAAAACATGAGGGTTATCTCAAATCTTAATATAACAATAAAACCTGGTAAAATACTTGCCATAGTTGGTTCAAGCGGTTCGGGAAAGAGCCTTCTTGCTCATGCCATACTTGGAATTTTACCTCAAAATGCAAAAGTTACAGGTTCAATAAAATATAAGGGTGAGGAACTTACACAAAAGCTGCAAAATAAGCTGAGGGGAAATGAAATCACATTGATTCCTCAATCGGTAAATTATCTTGACCCACTTATGAAGGTTGGTGCTCAAGTTCGTAGTTCAAGGGATAAGGATGCTTTGGAAAAACAGAGCAGTGTCTTTAATAGGTACTCTCTTCACAGCAAAGTCGGAAGCCTTTTTCCGTTTCAGCTTTCAGGCGGTATGGCAAGACGTGTACTTGTAGCTTCAGCAGTAGTTGGCGGAGCAAAGCTCATTATTGCAGATGAACCTACACCAGGACTTCATCCCGATGTAGTAAAAGAGACACTTGGGCATCTACGTGAACTGGCTGATGAAGGCTGCGGGGTTATGCTTATTACCCATGATATAGGCACTGCTGTTAATGTTGCCGATGATATTGCTGTTTTTTACGCAGGTACCACAATAGAGGTTGCTCCTGTAAGTAATTTTACTGAAAAAGGTGAACTATTGCGTCATCCATATACAAAGGCTCTCTGGAATGCTTTGCCTCAGAATGAATTTACAGCAATAACAGGCTTCCAGCCATCTCATAGTAAAATCCATGGAGGATGCCTTTTCCATCCTAGGTGTACAACAAAAAGCCAGGAATGTATGGAAAAGCAGCCTGAAATGAGAGAACTGCGCAATGGAAGAGTGAGGTGTAATCATGCTACTTAA
- a CDS encoding ABC transporter ATP-binding protein, translating into MLLNAKNICFRYGKGLWILKGFNLQLKSGEVVGLSGPSGCGKTSLSRILSGYMSPDEGSVTLDGEPLPRKGFSPVQLVFQHPEKAINPRWQMYKTLNEGWSPDGELLESLGIEENWFKRWPNELSGGELQRFCVARALSTDTRFLIADEMTTMLDAITQAQIWKVVLDTAKRNNMGVLVVSHEEHLINRLCDRVVKMDTCL; encoded by the coding sequence ATGCTACTTAATGCAAAAAATATTTGCTTCAGATATGGAAAAGGTTTATGGATACTGAAGGGTTTTAACCTACAGCTAAAGTCTGGTGAGGTTGTTGGTTTATCAGGTCCTAGTGGCTGCGGCAAAACTTCTCTTTCAAGAATACTTTCGGGGTATATGTCTCCTGATGAAGGCAGCGTGACCTTGGATGGAGAACCTTTACCAAGGAAAGGTTTTAGCCCTGTACAACTTGTTTTTCAGCATCCTGAAAAGGCAATCAACCCTAGATGGCAGATGTATAAAACATTAAACGAAGGCTGGTCACCCGACGGAGAGCTTTTGGAATCCTTGGGGATAGAGGAGAACTGGTTTAAAAGATGGCCAAACGAGCTTTCAGGTGGTGAACTGCAAAGGTTCTGTGTAGCTCGTGCCCTAAGCACTGATACAAGATTTCTGATTGCAGACGAAATGACCACGATGCTTGATGCCATTACCCAAGCACAAATATGGAAGGTGGTTTTGGATACAGCAAAAAGAAATAATATGGGAGTGCTTGTAGTAAGCCATGAAGAGCATTTGATTAATCGGTTGTGTGATAGAGTAGTTAAGATGGATACTTGTTTATAA
- a CDS encoding NAD-dependent epimerase/dehydratase family protein, giving the protein MGKRYLITGGAGFLGINLIRFLLKKGCSVISLDTADFEYDDVKNDIRIIKGDIRDRKIVDKSMEQIDIVVHTAAALPLYKKEDIFSTDIDGTRNIVDSAFNHGVERVIHISSTAVYGIPDHHPLMENDRLDGVGYYGEAKIKAEEVCQEYRKKGMCIPVLRPKSFIGPERLGVFALFYDWAKDGKGFPMIGNGRNRYQFLDVEDLCEAIYLAAEGDKDKVNDTFNIGAKEFTTMREDYQAVLDYAGFGKKIKGFPAKPMILTLRFLEFLKLSPLYKWVYETACEDSFVSIEKAEKILGYKPKYSNKDALLRNYKWYLENLAEFENKTGISHRVPWKQGVLKLVKVFF; this is encoded by the coding sequence ATGGGAAAAAGATATCTAATTACCGGAGGGGCAGGCTTTTTGGGGATCAATCTTATAAGATTTTTACTAAAAAAGGGTTGTTCAGTAATTTCTCTGGATACGGCAGACTTTGAATATGATGATGTTAAAAACGATATCAGAATTATCAAGGGTGACATCAGGGATAGAAAAATTGTTGATAAGTCAATGGAACAGATAGATATTGTTGTTCATACTGCTGCCGCATTGCCATTATATAAAAAAGAAGATATTTTCTCCACGGATATCGATGGCACAAGAAATATAGTTGATTCAGCATTTAATCATGGAGTGGAAAGGGTAATTCACATTTCTTCAACAGCTGTTTATGGGATTCCTGACCATCATCCGTTAATGGAAAACGATAGACTTGATGGGGTTGGGTATTATGGTGAAGCAAAGATAAAGGCGGAAGAAGTATGCCAGGAATATAGGAAAAAAGGGATGTGCATTCCGGTATTGCGCCCAAAATCTTTTATAGGGCCGGAAAGGCTTGGTGTTTTTGCTCTCTTCTATGATTGGGCAAAGGACGGAAAGGGTTTTCCAATGATAGGAAACGGAAGAAACCGCTATCAGTTTCTCGATGTTGAGGATTTATGTGAAGCAATCTATCTTGCTGCTGAAGGAGATAAGGATAAGGTAAATGATACTTTTAATATTGGTGCTAAAGAATTTACTACCATGAGAGAAGATTATCAAGCAGTACTTGACTATGCTGGCTTTGGTAAAAAAATTAAAGGCTTTCCAGCAAAACCAATGATACTTACACTAAGATTTCTGGAGTTTTTAAAGTTGTCTCCACTATATAAATGGGTATATGAGACAGCCTGCGAAGATTCATTCGTTTCTATAGAAAAAGCTGAAAAAATTCTTGGATACAAACCGAAATATTCAAATAAGGATGCCTTGTTGCGAAACTATAAATGGTATTTGGAAAATCTCGCGGAATTCGAGAACAAAACTGGAATTTCCCATAGAGTACCATGGAAGCAAGGTGTGCTTAAGCTGGTTAAGGTCTTCTTTTAA
- a CDS encoding energy-coupling factor ABC transporter permease, with amino-acid sequence MHMADALISPAVGGIMMAATVGVAAYSIKKIKNDLDEKKIPLMGVMGAFIFASQMINFSIPGTGSSGHLGGGMLLAILLGPYEGFLAMASILLIQALFFGDGGLLAYGCNVFNLGFYTCFIAYPFIYKFFTRKGVNPKRIFGASMISAVIGLQMGAFSVVMETFLSGKTELPFGTFVLLMQPIHLAIGVVEGLVTAAVVTFVWKARPEILERSASGEALGNISMKKVLTGLLVAVIVVGGVFSWFASANPDGLEWSMFRTAGKEELEEPNGIHKTLSEIQSKTAFLPDYGFKGNESENAEEPANKETEEVWPAVSAGTSVSGVVGGVLTLTLATITGLIIGMVKKMKRRKIA; translated from the coding sequence ATGCATATGGCTGATGCCTTGATTTCACCTGCCGTAGGTGGAATTATGATGGCAGCAACTGTTGGTGTTGCTGCTTACTCAATAAAAAAAATAAAGAATGATCTGGATGAAAAGAAAATTCCATTAATGGGAGTAATGGGAGCATTTATATTTGCATCTCAGATGATAAACTTTTCTATACCTGGAACAGGTTCAAGCGGTCATCTTGGGGGAGGTATGCTTCTTGCAATATTGCTTGGCCCATATGAAGGGTTTCTTGCTATGGCATCAATATTATTAATTCAGGCATTGTTTTTTGGAGACGGAGGATTACTTGCTTATGGCTGTAATGTTTTTAATTTAGGCTTTTATACTTGCTTTATTGCGTATCCTTTTATTTATAAATTTTTTACAAGAAAAGGAGTTAATCCTAAGCGAATTTTTGGGGCATCAATGATATCAGCAGTGATTGGACTTCAAATGGGTGCATTTAGTGTTGTAATGGAGACATTTTTGTCTGGAAAAACAGAATTACCTTTTGGAACTTTTGTTCTGCTTATGCAGCCTATTCACTTGGCAATTGGAGTGGTTGAGGGCTTAGTAACAGCAGCAGTTGTTACTTTTGTATGGAAGGCAAGACCTGAAATATTAGAAAGATCAGCTAGTGGAGAGGCACTTGGCAATATATCTATGAAGAAAGTTTTGACTGGGCTTTTAGTTGCTGTTATAGTAGTTGGTGGAGTTTTTTCGTGGTTTGCATCAGCAAATCCAGATGGTCTGGAATGGTCTATGTTTAGGACTGCTGGAAAAGAAGAACTTGAAGAGCCAAATGGAATCCATAAAACATTATCTGAAATACAGAGTAAGACAGCATTTTTACCGGATTACGGTTTTAAAGGAAATGAGAGCGAAAATGCAGAAGAACCTGCCAACAAAGAAACTGAAGAAGTTTGGCCTGCTGTTAGTGCCGGAACAAGTGTTTCAGGTGTTGTTGGAGGTGTATTGACACTTACATTGGCGACAATCACTGGGCTGATTATTGGTATGGTCAAAAAAATGAAAAGAAGAAAAATTGCTTAA
- a CDS encoding tyrosine-type recombinase/integrase encodes MKNTNVKISLRDSFELFLDRCERENLSPSTIKFYEDNMKRFIKYLSIEHNLQNPLIPDFNSVHINKYLAKIKKSKKWNGHTHIKAREEKVGSQSIKTYARALRAIGNWFFTEDYISENIIETVDLPKAAKSDKEVLCDDEIKAIITKFDTKTKLGLRNSIIFLLAFDAGIRQGGIANLKIGDVDLKAKTLRVRLKGGNITVLPLGNTVLWQIKEYIVKYRGIDNLNEPLLTNINGSKLTENAIKKMFSKLKKKSGVIRVNCHLGRHTFATNYISEGHTQQELQLALAHESDTMSKEYVHLDEKINYVRRGADSHMDKMLNDSKSTKRTAANFR; translated from the coding sequence TTGAAAAACACAAATGTTAAAATTAGTTTAAGGGATAGTTTCGAATTATTTCTGGATAGGTGCGAAAGAGAAAATTTGTCACCTTCAACTATTAAGTTCTACGAAGACAACATGAAACGCTTTATTAAGTATCTATCTATTGAGCATAATTTACAAAATCCTTTAATACCCGATTTTAACTCTGTGCATATTAACAAATACCTTGCTAAAATTAAGAAGAGTAAAAAATGGAATGGACACACGCATATAAAAGCAAGAGAAGAAAAGGTGGGAAGCCAATCGATAAAAACCTATGCAAGAGCACTAAGGGCTATTGGTAATTGGTTTTTCACAGAAGATTATATATCTGAAAATATAATTGAAACTGTAGATTTGCCAAAGGCAGCAAAATCTGACAAAGAAGTTCTTTGCGATGATGAGATTAAAGCTATTATCACTAAATTTGATACAAAAACAAAATTAGGACTTAGGAATTCTATTATCTTTCTACTTGCGTTTGATGCAGGTATTAGGCAGGGAGGGATTGCAAACTTAAAAATTGGAGATGTGGACCTAAAAGCAAAAACTTTACGTGTACGACTAAAAGGAGGCAACATTACTGTGCTGCCTTTGGGTAATACTGTTCTGTGGCAGATAAAAGAGTATATTGTAAAATACAGAGGAATAGATAATCTGAATGAGCCGCTTTTAACTAATATTAATGGCTCAAAACTTACCGAAAATGCAATAAAGAAAATGTTTTCAAAGTTAAAAAAGAAATCTGGTGTAATAAGGGTCAACTGCCATCTTGGCAGACATACCTTTGCTACAAATTATATTAGCGAAGGTCATACTCAACAAGAATTACAGCTTGCACTAGCACATGAATCCGATACAATGTCAAAGGAATATGTTCACTTGGACGAAAAAATCAACTATGTTCGCAGGGGTGCAGATTCACATATGGATAAAATGCTTAATGATTCAAAAAGTACTAAAAGGACTGCTGCTAATTTCCGATAG
- a CDS encoding helix-turn-helix domain-containing protein: protein MEATECQQRIKELREQTGMNRKEFCEAFDIPYRTVTEWERGNRNAPRYVLRFLEYYIRMEKKIEEKVKSDGEK from the coding sequence ATGGAAGCGACAGAATGTCAACAGAGAATAAAGGAACTTCGAGAGCAGACAGGTATGAATCGCAAGGAATTTTGTGAAGCATTTGATATTCCTTATAGAACAGTGACAGAGTGGGAACGAGGTAATAGGAATGCTCCAAGATATGTTTTAAGATTTTTGGAATACTATATTCGCATGGAGAAGAAGATTGAGGAAAAGGTGAAGTCAGATGGCGAAAAATAG
- a CDS encoding KilA-N domain-containing protein, protein MAKNRIITVQDIPITISQADLDDYICITDMAAAKLDNSRAADVVRNWLRNRTTLEFLSTWEGIYNPNFKVFESEHFKKQAGLLTFTPSVSEWVEQTNAIGLFAKKGRYGGTFAHKDIAFEFASAISPVFKLYLIKEFQRLKEEENNLQKIEWDAKRFLSKNNYMIQTDAVKNYILPNCNYREDLKWLPYVEEADLLNVALFGFTAKAWREANPELARTSNVRDYATINELTVLSNLETHNAQMIREGKTKEERFEVLKDIAEYQIGILNAAESIGVNLLEK, encoded by the coding sequence ATGGCGAAAAATAGAATTATTACAGTCCAAGATATACCAATTACAATATCGCAGGCAGATTTAGATGATTATATTTGTATTACAGATATGGCAGCAGCAAAGTTAGATAATTCCAGAGCGGCGGATGTCGTTAGAAACTGGCTCAGAAACAGGACAACACTCGAATTTTTATCAACTTGGGAAGGAATTTATAATCCGAATTTTAAAGTGTTCGAATCTGAACACTTTAAAAAGCAAGCGGGACTTTTGACATTTACACCAAGTGTATCGGAGTGGGTTGAACAAACCAATGCAATAGGTTTGTTTGCGAAGAAAGGCCGATATGGAGGCACTTTTGCACATAAAGATATAGCATTTGAATTTGCATCGGCGATTAGTCCTGTGTTCAAATTATACTTGATTAAAGAATTTCAGCGTTTAAAGGAAGAAGAAAATAACCTTCAAAAGATAGAATGGGATGCAAAGAGATTTTTATCAAAAAATAATTATATGATACAGACAGATGCTGTAAAGAATTATATATTACCAAATTGTAATTATCGTGAGGATCTTAAATGGCTTCCATATGTTGAGGAGGCAGATTTATTGAATGTAGCATTGTTTGGCTTTACCGCTAAGGCATGGAGAGAGGCCAACCCAGAACTTGCTAGGACAAGTAATGTTAGGGATTATGCAACGATTAACGAGTTAACAGTATTATCCAACTTGGAAACACATAATGCACAGATGATTCGTGAGGGAAAGACAAAAGAAGAAAGATTCGAGGTGCTTAAGGATATAGCAGAATATCAGATTGGTATACTAAATGCAGCTGAAAGCATTGGTGTTAATTTATTGGAAAAATAA